From a region of the Castanea sativa cultivar Marrone di Chiusa Pesio chromosome 10, ASM4071231v1 genome:
- the LOC142613299 gene encoding binding partner of ACD11 1-like isoform X1, with protein sequence MSIKTVKVSNVSLGASERDIKEFFSFSGDIEYVEMRSDNERSQIAYVTFKDSQGAETAVLLSGATIVDLSVNITLDPDYKLPPAALVPPATENKTPGGAESAFRKAEDVVSGMLAKGFILGKDAVNKAKTFDDKHQLSSTASAKVASIDQKIGFSEKITVGATVVGGKVREVDQKFQVSEKTKSAFAVAEQKVSTAGSAIMKNRYVLTGASWVTGAFSKVAKAAEEVGQKTKEKVVVAEEEQKRKVVDDYAYVHLSESPKASAPTEQQPSKPAPAQGLIL encoded by the exons ATGTCG ATAAAAACTGTTAAAGTTAGCAATGTTTCCTTAGGAGCATCTGAGCGAGACATCAAggagttcttttctttttctggtgaTATCGAATATGTTGAAATGCGAAG TGATAATGAGCGGTCTCAAATCGCATATGTCACCTTCAAGGATTCACAAGGAGCTGAAACTGCAGTTCTTCTTTCG GGAGCAACAATAGTTGATTTGTCTGTCAACATAACTCTGGATCCAGATTACAAGCTGCCACCTGCTGCTTTAGTACCCCCT GCGACAGAAAATAAAACTCCGGGTGGTGCTGAATCTGCTTTTAGAAAGGCAGAGGATGTGGTTAGTGGCATGCTTGCTAAGGGCTTTATCTTAGGCAAAGATGCAGTGAACAAAGCAAAGACCTTTGACGATAAGCACCAGTTATCTTCAACAGCCTCAGCAAAAGTCGCTTCTATTGACCAAAAGATTGGGTTCAGTGAGAAAATAACCGTTGGAGCTACTGTGGTTGGTGGTAAGGTCAGAGAAGTGGATCAGAAATTTCAGGTTTCAGAGAAAACAAAATCAGCATTTGCAGTTGCAGAGCAAAAAGTCAGTACTGCTGGATCTGCCATAATGAAGAACCGGTATGTATTAACTGGGGCATCATGGGTGACTGGTGCTTTTAGCAAGGTTGCAAAGGCAGCTGAGGAAGTTGGGcagaaaacaaaagagaaagtGGTAGTGGCTGAAGAGGAGCAGAAGAGAAAAGTGGTGGATGACTATGCGTATGTTCATCTTTCTGAGTCCCCCAAAGCATCAGCACCAACTGAGCAGCAACCTTCCAAGCCAGCACCTGCTCAAGGTTTGATCCTTTGA
- the LOC142613299 gene encoding binding partner of ACD11 1-like isoform X2, translating into MQIKTVKVSNVSLGASERDIKEFFSFSGDIEYVEMRSDNERSQIAYVTFKDSQGAETAVLLSGATIVDLSVNITLDPDYKLPPAALVPPATENKTPGGAESAFRKAEDVVSGMLAKGFILGKDAVNKAKTFDDKHQLSSTASAKVASIDQKIGFSEKITVGATVVGGKVREVDQKFQVSEKTKSAFAVAEQKVSTAGSAIMKNRYVLTGASWVTGAFSKVAKAAEEVGQKTKEKVVVAEEEQKRKVVDDYAYVHLSESPKASAPTEQQPSKPAPAQGLIL; encoded by the exons ATGCAGATAAAAACTGTTAAAGTTAGCAATGTTTCCTTAGGAGCATCTGAGCGAGACATCAAggagttcttttctttttctggtgaTATCGAATATGTTGAAATGCGAAG TGATAATGAGCGGTCTCAAATCGCATATGTCACCTTCAAGGATTCACAAGGAGCTGAAACTGCAGTTCTTCTTTCG GGAGCAACAATAGTTGATTTGTCTGTCAACATAACTCTGGATCCAGATTACAAGCTGCCACCTGCTGCTTTAGTACCCCCT GCGACAGAAAATAAAACTCCGGGTGGTGCTGAATCTGCTTTTAGAAAGGCAGAGGATGTGGTTAGTGGCATGCTTGCTAAGGGCTTTATCTTAGGCAAAGATGCAGTGAACAAAGCAAAGACCTTTGACGATAAGCACCAGTTATCTTCAACAGCCTCAGCAAAAGTCGCTTCTATTGACCAAAAGATTGGGTTCAGTGAGAAAATAACCGTTGGAGCTACTGTGGTTGGTGGTAAGGTCAGAGAAGTGGATCAGAAATTTCAGGTTTCAGAGAAAACAAAATCAGCATTTGCAGTTGCAGAGCAAAAAGTCAGTACTGCTGGATCTGCCATAATGAAGAACCGGTATGTATTAACTGGGGCATCATGGGTGACTGGTGCTTTTAGCAAGGTTGCAAAGGCAGCTGAGGAAGTTGGGcagaaaacaaaagagaaagtGGTAGTGGCTGAAGAGGAGCAGAAGAGAAAAGTGGTGGATGACTATGCGTATGTTCATCTTTCTGAGTCCCCCAAAGCATCAGCACCAACTGAGCAGCAACCTTCCAAGCCAGCACCTGCTCAAGGTTTGATCCTTTGA